The sequence taCTGTAATATTCTTGCAACTTGTACAGTAgagcaaatataaataaataaaatattttatttactttttattgatAATTGATTTGTCAAACATAAGATTCATAAATGGAAAGTATCAAGGttctttgtttctcatgacactgTAGGGAGACACAATCAAGCATGGTCAAAGGGTTTGTTATATGGAATTTAGTGTCAAATGGAAATGAATTAAGGCCACTGTGATTTCTTTTACTGCTGTGGGAATTTGGCGAagtatatatagaaataaatagtCATCTTAGAAAAATGTCCCTATAGGCAATAAAAAGACAAACCATTATAACATTTATACACTAACACTACTACAGCCAGTCTGCGGTTATGATTAACTTCTTTAATATTATGCTTCCTATTTTACAGTAAAAGTACATACAAATAAGACAAAATTATCTAAAATCACTGGAAGATGTGCATAAATATAGAAGTAAACTTTTTGCTGTTTCAATGGATCTTCTTTCTTGAAAAAGTAAATGAATTTAGAGGTTGTAAGTGACATgcagaatataaaaacaaataatttagcaAGTATATTCCACAAGGATGAATTTTGCCAAACTAAGATCATAATACCTGATTACATgtgattaaataatttaaattaaataaaatgaatagtatgcacatttaataaatagaccaatttCTCTCCAAGCAGCCCTgatgttaaattaatagtaatcccatttaataaatagacctatttatcTACCTCTCCCCCACCAAACAGCCctggcaaataaataaataccatttacatttgataaatatatatttcccttaaccagccccaacaataaataattactattcatatttaataaataacagtTCTCCTCCccaaaactcagccccatattcaattaaaagccccaaaccaccccagcattaaattaaaggtcttatCATCCCAACTTAAATGAAGAATaggccctactattaaattaaataccccaccatcacccccaaaaataaattaatagcaccaaccattaaataattagccccacccaCTTTCCACTTTTAAATTAGCACTCCCCGCCTTTTCCCTTACACTTGCCTTCTTCCAGCCACACTGAGTTGGAGAGacagactcctctgtctgcctcccTTGTAGCCTGCACACATGTGATGGACACACATTAACAATGTGGAGGTAATGGAGGAAGTAATGATGGCCACATGAAGGTGGCTAGCCATCCACCAAGAACCATGCAGTGCCTAgtccccccttaatccggctctgggggGTGCCTCAGTGGCGCCTcttgccctaggcagctgcctaaagctgcctaatggtaacACCAGGCCTGTATGAGCGTGTGTTCCTTCACTTGTCCATTCCGTCTTTTATTTAACCCTGCTGAGTCTATTGTCTAGTACCTGAGTAACGGGCTGTGGTACCTGAATAACAGGCTGTGGTGCCTTTTTCTTGTGCTGCAGTATTCTTTCATCTGTTCTTGATTCTGCTAGTTTGCTTGTTACCCTACTCAAACAATTCTGAATAATTTCTGTCTGACCCCACCTTGACCTTGGTAAATTGAATGAGATTCTTGTCTTCTCATCCAGTATAGTCAGCTGCTGCCTAGTGAGGCTAGTTGTGAGGGCTGTGGCCTGTAGATTCCCTGCTGTTAGGTGCATCACTCCCTTgtgagggaggtggggagtgGTCCTTGGTGAAAACCAGTGTTTCAATTACATTTTGTGCCTCACATTTAGCCAGTGTTTGTTATATCCTTATTCCTCCAGTAAAATGAATGGTATAGACGGCATGAGGATATGGAGTGTATACCTAATAATGTATTGTGTATACACTCACAATACCTAAGGAACCATCATTACTTTTTGCCTGTTTCCCATAATATTAAGTGTTTGTTAGCCAGGTTTCTGTTATATGGGACAGTGAATGCATGGCTATACATGTGTGTCAGCATGGGTGTACACGTAGGACAGCATGCTTATATGTGGGTCAAAAGTCCACATGGTTTATTCAGGTAACTGTGTTTTCTATAAAGTGTTAACATGTTCTATAGTGCTGTATAATTAGAAAATTAAATTACAAGCTTATGATTGTGTGCATCCTTTGTGCTTTTTTGGCAGGTATACTTTGATTGTAGGTCTAAAAATGAATAGAATGTTAATATTTTGCATTCACAGTATACACAAATGTATACATTAATTTGTGTTGGGTACAATAAAGGCGACCTTTCATCTCCCGCCTCAGGCAGCTGAATGACTAGACATTTTACCGATCAAAACATTGTATTATCTTTACAAACAAATGTTCTTCAACAACACGCATGTTTTATCAGCCTTTGTGCTCCTCTGGTGCACATTCCAAATGGTATTATcaattattctatttttataaatgtttgttttgctcTTGTTGAAAACATTTTCTAATAGAAATGAGACCAAGGGTTAAATAAAGTTGAGACACATTGtacaaaaatatagtaaaaaaacaaatagcatTTCAGTGAAATGCATCTAAGTGAATCTTAGACTGTAATAAAAGGTTACAGATAAGGGAAAATCCTGGGGCAGATGGGTGGCAGTCTGCACGCAATGGAGTCTTGAGAATGAGAGGCCTCTACCTGGATTCCTGTCCTCCTCAGCTAGAACTCCATTTATGGCTTTCACGGAAACACGCACTGACAGTTTCCCCACACAAACCACTCACCGCTTACACACCACTTCCCTTGTCATACTCTAACTGTTCCTGCTCCCAATTCCACATGCTATTCTCCTCTTACAAGATTCCTGTCTCTTACGAGATAACTGTCTCCTCAAAGACCCAGAATGCCACCCCCTTTGCACTCTCCACTACCCCTGTGCATTATACATGGTGTACAGCCAATGAGGTTGGATACAGCTGGATAATCTATAGCAGTccagagttaggagcaaagcaaataaaggagcaaatttgcaccttggcaaactatgttgcaatggtGGAGggtgtaaataatttaaaatgtgggtacagatttataattgagataggacatgtcgtagatcaacttaaatttcagtgtaaaaataaagtttgcaTTCAACAAAATCCATTAATTTGTACACCTtgcttgtaacatggtttgtccatgagaaatgtactcttttttatttttatttttttaaacaatagttTTTATTACCAGTTTTTCCACTTAagggtacagaaagcaaaaagaaaatagGGGTTAGAGGGGGCAGGAAATCACAAAGGGAGAAGTATGGGAATGGTACATGGATATCAAAACAGGCGTTACAATGAGGCCAGTCAAATCAATAATAGTAAGCAACACGTTAGGCAAAGGCCCGTGGGGTCATTGCGAGATGGAATTTACTCTGATTGAGCAGGGACATGAAGACACATAATTAGCCACATCACACACCGTGCCCTGCCCACTTCATGATACAAATCTCATGTTCTCTTTTCATACCTTCTCTTGGATGGAAGGTATAAAACGTAGGTAAGTGttatatcatcaacatcatcatgtGCGTATGTGAATCTGTGTGTGGTCTGAATGCATATATGTGGGTCATATTGCATGTttatatcatacatgccaaccttttgAAGCTGAAGCCAGAAGCTGGGGGGaaagaggtgggtgtgtgggggcgggacttgaaaaacgtgtcattttggccccttccACTATAAATTGCTGGAATTCACGACATTGAATAGCGGGGACGGGGCTTAGTGATGTGATTAAGACCCCAATATACCCATCATGAAGGGTAGCCGGATCGAGATGGGAGATGTAACTCCACACAACATAAAGCAACTAAAGCTGTTGAACCACGTCATCTTCCCAGTGAGCTATAATGATAAGTTTTACAAAGATGTCTTGGAAGTTGGGGAGCTGGCAAAACTCGCCTATTTCAATGACATCGCAGTGGGAGCAGTATGTTGTAAAGTTGATCACTCTCAGAATCAGAAGAGACTTTACATCATGACCCTGGGCTGCCTGGCACCGACCCGCAGGCTAGGAATTGGAACAAAGATGTTGAACCATGTTTTAAACATCTGTGAAAAAGATGGCACCTTTGACAACATCTATCTGCATGTTCAGTTCAGTAACGAGTCCACCATAGATTTCTACAGGAAGTTTGGCTTTGAGATAATTGAAATGAAGAAAAACTATTACAAGAGGATAGAGCCGGCCGATGCTCACGTGTTGCAGAAAAACCTGAAAGTTTCTTCTCCAGTGCAGAACGCAGACGTGCAAAAGAGTGAAAACTAAACGGGAAAACGAATAGTCAATCTTACATACACATGttttgtgctagctagtggcacgcatatatttagtttttaaacaaagactatgcAGTCATTGCAGAATCCCAGGACATAAATCGGCCGCATCTACATTAGAACACCCTTATAGTACACGAACCACATTAGTCCGCCTCTTCCATCCTCCGTTCCACCGTCTGTTTCTAAGTAtgtacagagctatttcacataaGATCCGCTACGTAAAGAGACTTGCGTCCAGACATGAATCAGGACCTCAAAGTCTCCATCCAGAGCAGCCAATGCATTTGGTCATTAATTTAAACCATGGCAGCACGGTCggctaagcggttagcacttctgccccacagcactggggtcatgagttcaattcccaaccatggccctgtctgtgaggagtttgtatgttctccccgtgtttgtgtgggtttcctcctacactccaaacacatactagtaggttaattgactgctatcaaattgaccctagtctgtgtgtgtgtgtgtgtgtgtgtgtgtgtgtgtgtgttagaaaatttaatctgtaagctccaatggggcagggactgatgtgagtgagttctctgtatagcgctgaggaattagtggcgctatataaataaatgctgcttatgatgatgatgaatgtataattttatttggaATTTGAATTTTTGTATCTGCATTGTTCAACATTGAATATACTGTTCTGAAGTGgggtaatttaaaataaataatccaatTACTTGCATATGTGAAGGACTAGGAAGTACATTCCACTAGTGAAACATGCAGATTTGTGCTGCCCAATACAGAAATTTGTTCATGCCAACATGACTTTTGTCTAAAATGTTTGTCGCAAAACATACAGTGTATTCGTTCAGCTAAGATGGAGACGTAGataaaataataacttttttctttttttaccaacTACAACTTCAAAGCACACAGTTGAAACCATTGAAAGGTTTTGTGCATTTCAGGACTGTGAGCACAGTACAAGGGCCTGCCACATACACATGAACACAGCAGGTGTTTCGCCGTTTGGTAGACTAAACAACCCCCCAATTTTCTCTcattaaagtaattataaaagGATAACTCTTGTAAAGAGCATATCACATACTTAAGAAATTATAAAATTATTGTGACCCTCATGATTGCAGGTCCTGCCTACATATATGATTTATCCATGGGTATTTTTACTATTTGTGCTATATATTTTACATgcaataatttaatttgaaaCTATGCTGTAATACGTTTACTGGATATATGtgttgtgtgtattttttataatttatttaaatatgaaaaTTACTAATAGTTTCAGCTATATTATGGGCTATACCAGTGGTTGGCATAAGACGCCCCCCGCAGGCTGCTTCTAATCTTATTCTCTGCTTAATAAGCAGAAAATGAGGCAGAACAGAGTCAGCTGAGTTTGGCGTGATATGACCTCCTCTGCGCAGTGCGGCATCACCTGCGGAGGAGGAAGGATGGAGTGCAGTGTGGTCTACCTCCTTACTTTGTACGGCCTATTTGAATGTCGGAAGCCGCAATTCAACTAAActaagttgcccatcactgtacttTACTATAGGTAGAATAAGAGCTTGTAAGCACAGGCATTAAAAATAGTGCATGTTAAAGCATGGACCTTGTACTTTGTCTTCCTTTCTAACAGAGTGTTCGAACCAcattcattaatcatcatcatcatcatcaccatttatttataaagcaccactgattccgcagcgctgtacagagaactcactcacatcagtccctgccccattggcgcttacagtctaaattccctaatttacacagatacagacagagagactagggtcaatttttgatagcagtcaattaacctactagtacgtttttggagtgtgggaggaaaccggagcacccggaggaaacccacgcaaacacagggagaacatacaaacgccacacagataaggccatggtcgggaattgaactcatgaccccagtgctgccactaagaagtgctaaccactaagccactgtgctgcctttgTTGTGTCTCAAAGCTTCCccgcagcatagtgtactatgtaaaTTATTGAGCATTTCCATAGAGTTGACTTTCAGTTTTACTGCCTTCAACAATGTTCCCCTAAATGAATGAATCAATCTGAAAGGAGCTAAAAAGTCAATCTAATATGGACTCCATTCAGAAGGTTGTATTCACCATTTGCAGGATTTCTCCTACTAAGGTACATTTTTAGCGCTATAGTTTCCATATTGCTCAGCTTGCAATGAACAGTGGTAACCACTTCTGGATGCTGCAGGCACAGTCCAAATTAATGGTAAGCAAACCAAAAAGTGAGTCCTTGTCAAAAAGTATGCATGTGCCGAACTATTTGCTTACGTAAATTTGAAGATTACCAGAGTAAAAGCGTATTTTATAAGCACAGAGAATATCCAATAAATACTTGAAAATATCCCCCATCTGTGCTAGGCCTTAGTGATATAACTAGAGAATGGAACAATAGCTAATGTTTCCAATGCTGATGTTTGTgctatattttaaatgttactCTCTGCctatatgtgcaatatatgtttaaaattttattatcaaaaaaatataaaacattttatataaaaattctGACAAACGTATGTGCCAGTATTGTGTTGTACATTGCATATAAGAgtttacacttaataagttcttaTTTTGTGGCCTGTAATACACAACACTGTTGCCATTTTGAGCTGTCATTAATATAACTAAAAATGCTTTAAGGCACAAAATGCATTCTGTACATTTTCTGACAACATTCGACCCAAATTTAACTCCTGTGACTAATACGAATTGTATAGAATGAGCTAACTCAATTGTCTTTCAGTTCTATTTTGCCGACGGCTTATAATCCCTAGGACACATTACTACTTTTTGGTATTGTTTAGTGGCAAGAAATATATATCGGAAACACCTACAACAtaagtaagtgaaaaaaaaaaaaaaagaattgtccTGCTGATGAATATGTTAACGTTTCCCAAATCATGTTTGTGCAAAACTGACCCCTGGGATTCATGCATTGATTTCTCTCTTGAAATGATAGGTGGTCCATTGATTGCTGCTTCCTCTTTTTCTCCACTCTAAGCTCTGGTAAATTAACATTTCCTGACACTTCTAGAGAAAACAAACCATGTAAAACACCAGGCAGTTAAATTAATCTAACCAAACTCCCCAGGCTCCCTGCTAGGTACCACTGCCACTTCTAGACCCGGAGGGGGAATTCTCCATGGTGTGCCTTCTACAGACATATACAGAAAATTAGAGAGCCAGTGGCTAAAGGTTATTTGTAGCACTAACAGACAGAACCATGAATTCATATAGGGAGTCCCTGTAGAGCTATCATTTGTTCAGAGTGAAAGATGAGAACTAGGCTTTTATAAAGCAGTGTAATGTATTTCTTGTCTATATACAGAACTAAACAACATTGCCTGCTACCTGCCAATAAACTAAAAATGCATGTGTTTATGGATGTATCGACCTTAGTGCATGCACAATCTATGCAGAAACCTTCAAATGGACGCATGTAATTATACCAGCAGGCTAATGTACAAACCATTTATTAGCCCCATAAAATGTATTCTTGGCAAAATGCAAAAGGTACCAAAGAGATTTGTTAGCCTACTTTAAACACGGATTTAAAGGTTGGATTGCCTTCTCACTCATGTATAAATGAATATGGTTATGTGCGTATTTGTATCTGTGAGTTTCTAAGCACAAAATGTGAAAGGGAGAGTCTGAGGTGGCTTCCTATCAACCGTACTCGCCAAGAAGTGTGGTACAATGTTTGTCATctgtgcacagtacaacttctgtTGTCCTGTCTTCAatccaattttagtatatatttataataactatttattattttgcatactaTTTACATtaacaaatattgaaaatgttaacTAAAAATACAGAGTATTAAGTTTGTCCAACTAGAGGATAGGATACAAATTGTTTGATCCTGTAAATCTGTTTTCAATTAATGACCAAATGATACCACACATGGATATGCACTAAACAAACATGCAAatgtgggtgtattatatacctccCAAAATTTACCCAGGCTTATCGGTGCCAAAATATTCTCCACTCACGATCCATAAAATACATGCCCCACATTTCACCCAAACACGTTAACTTTCGGACAAAGCCCCACTCACTTTCCATAAGCCCCATCCCTTTTGGGGTTCGCAAACAAACAAGTTTCCTATGGGGCATGGCATTTTCATATTGCGCTCTGTTTGGAGGCATTGTACTATGATATGTAAGAAAACAGGAATAGATCACTCCTTTTTCATCTTAAAATCtagctatatatatacatatatatatatatatatatatatatatatatatatatatatttatatatatatatatatatatatatatatatatatatatatataaatatatatatatatatatatatatatatataattatatttatttctttttctaaaaatgttttagCACAACTCATTGCTGGCTAGAGCTGTTTCCTAATCATCTGCTTTTCATGAAATGATATATAATTATCTTCTATGAGTGATGATTATGGCTGTTTCATAGTTTCAATGCAATGTAAACACATCTGATGTTTTAAATTATGGCTCAATATAGTTAATGAGATACAATACAAATTTATGGATTTAGGTATTAAAAAGATTAGAATTTAAAAGATCTAGAATAATATTGCTATGAAGTTTCTGTATTTTGGACCATGACTAATTTTCAACATTCTCTGTTTTGTG is a genomic window of Mixophyes fleayi isolate aMixFle1 chromosome 2, aMixFle1.hap1, whole genome shotgun sequence containing:
- the LOC142140265 gene encoding N-alpha-acetyltransferase 50-like — its product is MKGSRIEMGDVTPHNIKQLKLLNHVIFPVSYNDKFYKDVLEVGELAKLAYFNDIAVGAVCCKVDHSQNQKRLYIMTLGCLAPTRRLGIGTKMLNHVLNICEKDGTFDNIYLHVQFSNESTIDFYRKFGFEIIEMKKNYYKRIEPADAHVLQKNLKVSSPVQNADVQKSEN